The Vannielia litorea genomic interval CGATGCGGGGCAGGGCGGAAATGCGCATGTGGGCTGTGCTCCGGGGGTCTTCAGGTGCGTTCTCCCTCACCTAGCACGCCGCTGGCGGATTTACAGCCAGCGGCGCCCGCGCCGCTGCAGAACCGGCCTGCCTGTGCCATTTTTCCGGCAGTTCCGCGATTTTTGCGTCACTTGGCCGCAACTGCGCGGGAATGTCCGCTGGACTGGCGCGGATGGGCCAGCTAATAACCGCGCGAAATGGCTGGGGTTCACGCCCTTGTCATGCCGCGTCATGGCCCGCCACGCGCCGGGCCGGTGAGAAGGAGAACAACCCGTGTCGGACACTCACGAGCCCGAAGGTACACGCCGGGATTTCATCTATTATGCAACCGCAGCGGCGGGCACCGTCGTTGCTGGCGGTGCAGCATGGGGTCTCATCAACCAGATGAACCCCTCTGCCGACGTGCGGGCGCTCAGCTCGATTCGCGTCGATGTTTCGGGTGTCGAGACCGGCACCCAGCTGACCGTGAAATGGCTCGGCAAGCCGGTGTTCATCCGCCGCCGCACCGCCGAAGAGATCGAAGAGGCGCGCGCTGTCGAGGTCAGCCAGCTGGTCGACCCCGAGGACCGCAACGCCAACAAGCCCGGCCTGCCCGCGACCGATGAGAACCGCTCGCTGGACGAGAACGGCGAGTGGCTGGTGATGATGGGGGTCTGCACCCACCTCGGCTGCGTGCCGCTCGGTGATGGTGCTGGCGAGTTCGGCGGTTGGTTCTGCCCCTGCCACGGCTCGCACTACGACACCTCGGGCCGTATCCGCAAAGGCCCGGCGCCCGAGAACCTTCCGGTGCCTGTCGCCGAGTTCGTCGACGAAACCACCATTCAGCTCGGCTAAGGGAGAAAACGCGCATGTCCGGTATCCCGCACGACCATTACGAGCCCAAGACGGGCATCGAGAAATGGCTTCACTCGCGCCTCCCCATCGTTGGGCTGGCCTATGACACCCTGATGATCCCCACCCCCAAGAACCTGAACTGGTGGTGGATCTGGGGCATCGTCCTGACCTTCTGCCTCGTGCTGATGATCGCCACCGGCGTTGTGCTGGTGATGCATTACACCCCGCACGTGGATTACGCCTTTGCCTCCATCGAGCACATCATGCGCGATGTGAACGGCGGCTACTTCATCCGCTACACCCACATGAACGGCGCTTCGCTGTTCTTCTTCGCGGTCTACATCCACATCTTCCGCGGCCTGTTCTACGGCTCCTACAAGGCGCCCCGCGAAGTGACCTGGATCGTGGGCATGCTGATCTACCTCGCGATGATGGGCACCGCCTTCATGGGCTACGTGCTGCCTTGGGGTCAGATGTCTTTCTGGGGTGCCACGGTGATCACCGGCCTGTTCGGCGCGATCCCCTTCATCGGCCCCGACATCCAGACCTGGCTGCTCGGCGGACCGGCCGTGGACAACGCCACGCTGAACCGCTTCTTCTCGCTGCACTACCTGCTGCCGATGGTCATCGCGGCGCTGGTGGCCGTGCACATCTGGGCCTTCCACACCACTGGCAATAACAACCCGACGGGTGTTTCCGTGCGGACCGCGACCAAGGAAGAGGCCGAGAAAGACACGCTGCCCTTCTGGCCCTACTTCGTGATCAAGGACCTGTTCGCGCTGGCGGTGATCCTCGCGGTGTTCTTCGCGGTGGTGGCCTTCATGCCCAACTACCTCGGCCACCCCGACAACTACATCGAAGCCAACCCGCTCTCGACGCCTGCGCACATCGTGCCTGAGTGGTACTTCCTGCCGTTCTACGCGATCCTGCGGGCCTTCACCTCCGACGTCTGGGTGGTGATGTTCGCCGAGTGGATCAGCTTCGGCATCATCGACGCCAAGTTCTTCGGTGTGCTGGCGATGTTCGGCGCGATCGCGGTGATGGCGCTGGCGCCCTGGCTCGACACCTCCTCGGTGCGCTCCGGTCGCTACCGCCCGATGTTCAAGTGGTGGTTCCTGCTGCTGGTCATCGACTTCGT includes:
- the petA gene encoding ubiquinol-cytochrome c reductase iron-sulfur subunit → MSDTHEPEGTRRDFIYYATAAAGTVVAGGAAWGLINQMNPSADVRALSSIRVDVSGVETGTQLTVKWLGKPVFIRRRTAEEIEEARAVEVSQLVDPEDRNANKPGLPATDENRSLDENGEWLVMMGVCTHLGCVPLGDGAGEFGGWFCPCHGSHYDTSGRIRKGPAPENLPVPVAEFVDETTIQLG
- the petB gene encoding cytochrome b, coding for MSGIPHDHYEPKTGIEKWLHSRLPIVGLAYDTLMIPTPKNLNWWWIWGIVLTFCLVLMIATGVVLVMHYTPHVDYAFASIEHIMRDVNGGYFIRYTHMNGASLFFFAVYIHIFRGLFYGSYKAPREVTWIVGMLIYLAMMGTAFMGYVLPWGQMSFWGATVITGLFGAIPFIGPDIQTWLLGGPAVDNATLNRFFSLHYLLPMVIAALVAVHIWAFHTTGNNNPTGVSVRTATKEEAEKDTLPFWPYFVIKDLFALAVILAVFFAVVAFMPNYLGHPDNYIEANPLSTPAHIVPEWYFLPFYAILRAFTSDVWVVMFAEWISFGIIDAKFFGVLAMFGAIAVMALAPWLDTSSVRSGRYRPMFKWWFLLLVIDFVVLMWLGAMPAEEPYSSFSLVASAYWFAYFLVILPLLGVIEKPLPRPATIEDDFNAHYGKAKSATPAE